A window of Streptomyces armeniacus contains these coding sequences:
- the dapC gene encoding succinyldiaminopimelate transaminase — protein MSSVSARLPVFPWDRLEPYKATAAAHAGGIVDLSVGTPVDPVPELVRRALADAANSPGYPTVWGTPALRDAIAGWCGRRLGARGVEHANVLPVVGSKEFVAWLPTQLGLGEGDRVAYPRLAYPTYEVGARAAGAEPVTYEEVTELDPAGLRLLWLNSPSNPTGRVLSAETLRAAVAWAREHGVLLVSDECYLELGWDTEPVSVLHPDVCGGSYEGIVAVHSLSKRSNLAGYRAAFAVGDASVLGDLLLVRKHGGMMAPAPVQAAAAAALDDDAHVAEQRERYAARRAALRGALEAYGFRIEHSEASLYLWATRDEPCWDTVGELSKRGILVAPGDFYGPAGERFVRVAFTATDERVAAAVQRLEH, from the coding sequence TTGTCATCCGTCTCCGCCCGGCTGCCCGTCTTCCCCTGGGACCGCCTGGAGCCGTACAAGGCGACGGCCGCGGCCCACGCGGGCGGCATCGTGGACCTGTCCGTCGGCACGCCCGTCGACCCGGTCCCGGAGCTGGTCCGGCGGGCGCTCGCGGACGCCGCGAACAGCCCCGGCTACCCCACGGTGTGGGGCACGCCCGCCCTTCGCGACGCGATCGCGGGCTGGTGCGGGCGCCGCCTCGGGGCACGCGGTGTCGAGCATGCGAACGTGCTGCCCGTCGTCGGCTCGAAGGAGTTCGTCGCGTGGCTGCCGACCCAGCTGGGGCTGGGCGAGGGCGACCGCGTGGCGTACCCGCGGCTGGCCTACCCCACGTACGAGGTGGGTGCGCGGGCCGCCGGTGCGGAGCCGGTCACGTACGAGGAGGTCACGGAGCTGGACCCGGCCGGGCTGCGGCTGCTGTGGCTCAACTCGCCCTCGAATCCGACCGGCCGTGTCCTGTCCGCCGAGACACTGCGCGCGGCGGTCGCCTGGGCGCGCGAGCACGGCGTGCTGCTCGTCAGCGACGAGTGCTACCTCGAACTGGGCTGGGACACCGAGCCGGTGTCCGTGCTGCACCCGGACGTGTGCGGGGGCTCGTACGAGGGGATCGTCGCCGTCCACTCGCTCTCCAAGCGCTCCAACCTCGCCGGCTACCGCGCCGCGTTCGCCGTCGGCGACGCGTCCGTGCTCGGGGACCTGCTGCTCGTACGGAAGCACGGCGGGATGATGGCGCCCGCGCCCGTACAGGCCGCCGCGGCGGCGGCGCTGGACGACGACGCGCACGTCGCGGAGCAGCGCGAACGGTACGCGGCACGGCGCGCGGCACTGCGCGGCGCGCTGGAGGCGTACGGCTTCCGGATCGAGCACAGCGAGGCGTCGCTCTACCTGTGGGCGACCCGGGACGAGCCCTGCTGGGACACCGTCGGCGAGCTCTCCAAGCGCGGCATCCTGGTCGCGCCGGGCGACTTCTACGGTCCGGCGGGCGAGCGGTTCGTACGGGTCGCGTTCACGGCGACGGACGAGCGGGTCGCGGCGGCCGTACAGCGGCTGGAGCACTGA
- a CDS encoding ATP-binding protein: MSLPLTRRIAKAALLSAAGAASVVGAAGAASAADQASGLGGLTNLSSADAGSTLDSTATNATGLAGKAGKDVVDAGVPAATKVVGETVKGSNSDSSTGGLPTAGLPLS, translated from the coding sequence ATGTCCCTCCCCCTCACGCGCCGGATCGCCAAGGCCGCCCTGCTCAGCGCAGCCGGCGCCGCGTCGGTCGTCGGCGCGGCCGGTGCCGCGAGCGCCGCTGACCAGGCCTCCGGCCTGGGCGGACTGACCAACCTCAGCAGCGCGGACGCCGGCAGCACCCTCGACAGCACCGCGACGAACGCCACGGGGCTCGCCGGGAAGGCGGGCAAGGACGTGGTGGACGCCGGCGTTCCGGCGGCGACGAAGGTCGTGGGCGAGACCGTCAAGGGCTCCAACTCCGATTCCAGCACCGGTGGCCTGCCCACCGCGGGTCTGCCGCTCTCCTGA
- the fdxA gene encoding ferredoxin — MTYVIAEPCVDLKDKACIEECPVDCIYEGQRSLYIHPDECVDCGACEPVCPVEAIFYEDDTPEEWKDYYKANVEFFDELGSPGGASKLGLIERDHPVIAALPPQSHDE; from the coding sequence GTGACCTACGTCATCGCGGAGCCTTGTGTCGATCTTAAAGACAAGGCATGCATCGAGGAGTGCCCCGTCGACTGCATTTACGAGGGCCAGCGGTCCTTGTACATCCACCCGGACGAATGCGTCGACTGCGGGGCCTGTGAGCCGGTCTGCCCGGTCGAGGCGATCTTCTACGAGGATGACACTCCCGAGGAGTGGAAGGACTACTACAAGGCGAACGTCGAGTTCTTCGACGAGCTCGGCTCGCCCGGTGGTGCTTCGAAGCTCGGCCTGATCGAGCGCGACCATCCCGTCATCGCCGCACTGCCGCCGCAGAGCCACGACGAGTGA
- the dapE gene encoding succinyl-diaminopimelate desuccinylase, whose protein sequence is MSFTGLDLEQDAALLTAQLVDFPSESGTEKPLADAVEAALSALPHLDVDRYGNNVVARTRLGRAERVILAGHIDTVPIADNVPSRLDADGILWGCGTSDMKAGVAVQLRIAATVPRPNRDLTFVFYDNEEVDASLNGLGHIAEAHPDWLAGDFAVLLEPSSGQVEGGCQGTVRVRLRTSGQRAHSARGWLGKNAIHAAQPVLARLAAYEPRRQVIDGLEYREGLNAVRIEGGVAGNVIPDECTVTVNFRFAPDRSPEEALAHVREVFADCGVEELIVDDSSPGALPGLSHPAAAAFTAAVGGVPQPKYGWTDVSRFSALGVPAVNYGPGDPNLAHKREEHVETAKVLHCEAALRDWLTG, encoded by the coding sequence ATGTCGTTCACCGGACTTGACCTGGAGCAGGACGCGGCTCTGCTCACGGCGCAGCTCGTCGACTTTCCCTCCGAGAGCGGGACGGAGAAGCCCCTCGCGGACGCGGTGGAGGCCGCGCTGAGCGCGCTGCCGCATCTGGACGTGGACCGGTACGGGAACAACGTCGTCGCCCGTACGCGGCTCGGCCGCGCCGAACGCGTCATCCTCGCGGGTCACATCGACACCGTGCCCATCGCTGACAACGTCCCGTCGCGGCTCGACGCGGACGGCATCCTGTGGGGCTGCGGCACGAGCGACATGAAGGCCGGGGTGGCCGTGCAGCTGCGGATCGCCGCCACGGTGCCGCGCCCGAACCGCGACCTGACCTTCGTCTTCTACGACAACGAGGAGGTCGACGCCAGCCTCAACGGCCTCGGCCACATCGCCGAAGCCCACCCCGACTGGCTCGCGGGCGACTTCGCCGTCCTGCTCGAACCCTCCAGCGGCCAGGTCGAGGGCGGCTGCCAGGGCACGGTGCGCGTCCGCCTCCGTACGTCCGGACAGCGCGCCCACTCCGCGCGCGGCTGGCTGGGGAAGAACGCCATCCACGCCGCACAGCCCGTACTGGCCCGGCTCGCCGCGTACGAGCCGAGGCGCCAGGTGATCGACGGGCTCGAGTACCGGGAGGGGCTGAACGCCGTACGCATCGAGGGCGGCGTCGCGGGCAACGTGATCCCGGACGAGTGCACCGTCACCGTCAACTTCCGCTTCGCGCCGGACCGGAGCCCCGAAGAGGCGCTCGCACACGTCCGCGAGGTGTTCGCGGACTGCGGCGTCGAGGAGCTGATCGTCGACGACAGCTCACCGGGCGCGCTGCCCGGTCTGTCGCACCCGGCGGCGGCCGCGTTCACCGCGGCGGTGGGCGGGGTGCCGCAGCCGAAGTACGGGTGGACGGACGTCTCCCGGTTCAGCGCCCTCGGCGTGCCCGCGGTGAACTACGGGCCGGGCGACCCGAACCTCGCGCACAAGCGCGAGGAGCACGTCGAGACGGCGAAGGTGCTGCAC